The DNA region CATAAGACGGGCTGGCGGTCATAGGCAGCGGTGATGTCTTCCAGTTCGATAACGTGTTCCACGATGACACCTCCAAAAGATATTTCATGAAATGAAAGCGCACGGAACGAGGGGATCCCCGATCCATGCGCCGGAAATTCAAAATGTTCAGCGGAGCGCTTCCGTGATTGTCTTTATGTTGTGCTCGTACATGCCGATATAAGTGCCCTCTTTCGTGGACTCGCCGCCAAGAGAGTCGGAGTACAGTTCGCCGCCGATGGAAACATCGAAGCCCCGTGCTTTGACAGCAGCCTGGAGAGACTCGATGGTTTTATGGGGGACGGAAGATTCCACGAAGACCGCTTTGATTTTATGATCCGCGATGAAAGCGGCCAGCGTGCTGATGTCGGAAGTGCCTGCTTCGCTGGCAGTGCTGATTCCCTGGATGCCTTTGACCTCAAATCCATAATCTCTGGCGAAATAAGCAAAAGCGTCATGGGCGGTGACGAGGATACGGGAATCTTTCGGAACAGATTCCACTTCCTTTCTGATGTATTTGTCCAGGTTGTCCAGTTCGGCGAGGTAAGCGTTCAGATGATCTTCATAGTATGATTTGTTCTTCGGATCTTTTTCCGAAAATCCTTTTGCTACTTCTTTCGCGGCGGCTTTCCAGTTCTTTACAGAAAACCAGATATGGGGATCTTTCGTTTTTTCACCGTCCTCTTCAAAGTCGAGGAGTGTTTCGGAAGGAATGCCGTCGCTTACCCGGATCGTGGGTTTTTTCTGCGCGTGGAGATTATCGAAAATCGCGCCCATTTTCCCTTCCAGATGGACACCATTGTACACGACGATATCCGCTTTGTTCATGGCGTCCACATCGCCGGCACCGGCCTGATAAAGATGAGGATCCACACCGGCTTTCATGAGGCCGGATACTTCCACTTTATCCCCGCCGATCTGCCGGGCGAGGTCGGTGAGCATCGTCGTGGTGGCGACGACTTTCATTTTGCCGGCAGAATCGGAAGCGGGTGCAGATTTTCCGCAGCCTGAAAAAGACAGGGCCGCCGCGCCGAGGATGGCGAGGGGAATACAGAGACCGAAAACTATTTTCTTTAACATGAGAAATTCTCCTTTGTATTTATTTAATAATGACCCACAAATTATTTGAGAGTAATTATCATATAAGGTATAGTAGCATACAAGTCGGCATATGTAAATATTTAAAATTGGTATATCTAATATTTAAATAAAGTATGTCATATAAAATAAATAATATATTCCGAATAAAAAGAACAAAAGGAGTCTTGAAATAATGGCACACGGAAAGAATGCATAGGGGGAGACTCATTTCAAAAGACAGGAGGCAGGGGATTCTGCAGACCTTTGCGCATTTCCCGCATGAAAAAAAGACGGCAGGATCCGAAAAGCGGAATTGCCATCTTTTTTATG from Dialister invisus DSM 15470 includes:
- a CDS encoding metal ABC transporter solute-binding protein, Zn/Mn family, giving the protein MLKKIVFGLCIPLAILGAAALSFSGCGKSAPASDSAGKMKVVATTTMLTDLARQIGGDKVEVSGLMKAGVDPHLYQAGAGDVDAMNKADIVVYNGVHLEGKMGAIFDNLHAQKKPTIRVSDGIPSETLLDFEEDGEKTKDPHIWFSVKNWKAAAKEVAKGFSEKDPKNKSYYEDHLNAYLAELDNLDKYIRKEVESVPKDSRILVTAHDAFAYFARDYGFEVKGIQGISTASEAGTSDISTLAAFIADHKIKAVFVESSVPHKTIESLQAAVKARGFDVSIGGELYSDSLGGESTKEGTYIGMYEHNIKTITEALR